A part of Carettochelys insculpta isolate YL-2023 chromosome 1, ASM3395843v1, whole genome shotgun sequence genomic DNA contains:
- the TPT1 gene encoding translationally-controlled tumor protein, whose translation MIIYRDCISQDEMFSDIYNIREVADGLCYEVEGKMVTRTEGQIADSLIGGNASTENIDEGTDPTVITGVDIVINHHLQETSFTKESYKKYIKDYMKAIKARLEEHKPDRVKPFMTGAAEQVKHILANFKNYQFYVGENMNPDGMVGLLDFREDGVTPYMIFFKDGLETEKC comes from the exons ATGATCATCTACCGGGACTGCATCAGCC AGGATGAGATGTTCTCGGATATCTACAACATCCGCGAGGTGGCCGACGGGCTGTGCTATGAAGTGGAGGGGAAG ATGGTTACCAGGACAGAAGGTCAGATTGCTGATTCTTTAATTGGTGGCAATGCCTCCACTGAAAATATTGATGAGGGAACAGATCCCACAGTTATCACTGGTGTTGATATAGTAATTAATCATCATCTTCAGGAAACTAGCTTTACAAAAGAGTCCTACAAGAAGTACATCAAGGATTATATGAAAGC aatcAAAGCCAGACTTGAAGAACACAAGCCAGACAGAGTAAAGCCTTTCATGACAGGGGCTGCAGAACAAGTCAAACACATCCTTGCAAACTTCAAAAATTACCAG TTCTATGTAGGTGAGAACATGAATCCAGATGGCATGGTGGGTCTCCTGGACTTCCGTGAGGATGGAGTAACTCCATATATGATTTTCTTTAAGGATGGTTTAGAAACAGAGAAGTGT TAA